ACACCCAACTGACCCGGTAGACAACACCCCGCCAACTGACCCAGTTGACAACACGCCACCAACCGTTCCGGTAGACAACACCCCGCCAACTGACCCGGTAGACAACACGCCACCAGCGGACACCGAAACACCACTACCAACTGACCCGGTAGACAACACGCCACCAACTGACCCAGTTGACAACACGCCACCAACGGACACCGAAACGCCATTACCAACTGACCCGGTAGACAACACGCCACCAACTGACCCAGTTGACAACACGCCACCAACGGATACCGAAACGCCATTACCAACTGACCCGGTAGACAACACCCCGCCAACTGACCCAGTTGACAACACGCCACCAACGGATACCGAAACACCACTACCAACTGACCCGGTAGACAACACGCCACCAACTGACCCAGTTGACAACACCCCGCCAACGGACACCGAAACGCCACTACCAACTGACCCGGTAGACAACACACTGCCAACTGATCCGGTAGACAACACGCCACCAGCGGACACCGAAACGCCACTACCAACTGACCCGGTAGACAACACTCCACCCACGGATATTGAAGACAATGCACCGTTACCTACAGACCCAGAGACGACTCCGCCATTATTAGATGACGTTAGTCCTTTACCTATAGATGAACTTGATCCAGTAGGAAATGATGTGAAGTTACCAGCAGAATTACGACCCGACTCAGAACTGCAATCATCCACGATTTCGTATCGCTGGCAAAGATTCTTTTTGCGCTAGCAAAACAACTGCTACCGACGGTAGAGAAAATATACTAAGACAAACTAAACTACTGCGGTGGTAAAACAATTGTGGAACTTGGCTCGGCGATCTCTGTTGAGGCAATACTCCAGGGAGTTGTAGGAGTATCAGAATTTTCCACAGATGAGCTATCATCCGTCTTTAAAGTGCTAGTGTCCCAATTGACTAATTGCTCAAGCGCAGCCAACGCTTCTGATGCAGACTGATAACGTTGAGTAAAATCATGGCGCACCATTCTACATAAAACTGTGGCAAACTCGTGACTCACTTGGGCTTTGTGCATCCAGAGTATCTCTCCGGTATCTGCATCAACCTGTAACTCATGAGGAGATAATCCTGTTAAAGCTCTAATCCCTGTCATTCCCAGCGCATAAATATCACTGCTAAATTTCACGCGTCCAGCACATTGTTCGCTAGGGGCATAGCCTTGAGTACCAATTCCAATCGTAAAGGTACTTTGTCCTTCTTGATCCAATACTTGGTTACTGACTTCTTTCACAGCGCCAAAGTCAATCAAAACAAGCTTACCATCAGAGTGTCGGCGAATGATATTACTAGGTTTGATATCGCGATGAATTACGCCATGACGATGAACAAATTCTAAGGTTTGTAGAAGTTCGTATAATATTTGAATAACTGTAGCTTCTTGTAGTTGTCTACCTGGAAGAAGTTCCTGGCTAAGGGGATGACCAACGACTAATTCTTGTACAAGGTAAAATTCTTCACCCTCATCAAAGTAAGCCAAGAGTTGAGGAATTTGGTCATGGGTTCCTAGCTTCTCTAAAGTTTCTGCTTCTAGTTGAAATAACCGTTTAGCAAGTTGCAAGTGTTTTGGATTATTGCTCGCTAATTTAAGCTGTTTCACAACGCATCGTGGATTTCCTGGACGTTGTTTATCTTCGGCTACATAAGTTTCACTAAAGCCACCAGCACCTAAAACTTTGACAATTTTATAGCGCCCGCCAATGAGTTTTCCAATTGTTGCTAGCTCGCGCTGCTCTAGTAAGTACTGTAAGTCATCTTGTTGGCTAATAATTTCCTGCACAATAGGCGACGCTGCATAGCGTTCTAAACTACGGTGCAAACTCATTTTTCTTAATCTTTCACTCGCTGCACCTGTACCCAAATAAGAACAACTCGCGAGAGCGATCGCAACTAACGGAACTGCAACAGGAAAATATAACCCACTGTAGATAAAACTAAAATAACTAATACTTATCCAGCCAATGACGATTCCCACAGTTGATGCGCATTGAATGATAGTGCGCTTAGACTTTTTGATTAAAAACGCACTACCACCAACCAAAAGTAGGATAAACAAGCTGCGGGCATGAGTGTTCGGAATTCCTTCGGCGATCGCGCGGTTATTTAATAAAGTTGCGATCGCATTTGCTTGAATTTCTACTCCTGACATAGGCTGCGGATACAGCCAACTTTTGGCAAAGGGTGCTCCATGAAAGTCTTGAAGTGAAGCTGCTGTCGCTCCGATGAGAACAATTTTATCTTTGAAATATTTTCCTTGTTGTAAGTAAGTATTCCAGTTTTCTGGGTCTAATACGTGCCAGAAAGAAATCTGTTCAAACGTTCCTGCTGGACCATAAAAATTAATATACTCTGCTCGAGGTCTCACAAACCCAGGATTTATAGCTTTGACAACGGCTTCTTCAAATGAAGGAAAGTCCTTAAGTTCTACTAGGGTTTCTTGCGGATATTGCGCTCGTTGCGCCAATAGCTTAGGAAAAGTACTTGCAAAACGATGAACTTTACCGTCTGCTTCTAGCGGAAAATTAATCGTACCAATTGCTGACGACTCTGTTTGAAACAGGCGTTCGGGCTGTACCAATTGCATTAAGCTTCCTTGATGAAGTTCAGCTTCTGCATACTCGGCAGCTAACGCTACTTTACCCGGATAGCGGCGCAGTACTTCTGCTAATTGCCGATCGTCATCAATTCCGTAGCTACTGGGATTTGTAAATAAGATATCTAAAGCAACGACTTTCGCACCTGCTGAGATTAACCGCTCGACGACTTGCGCGTACGCACTCCGTTGCCATGTCCAAGCTTTCAGAGGTTCTAAGTAAGCATATTTTTGAGGATCTTCCTGCAATAATTGCTTAGGCATCGATAACGATGGCTCATCAATTGCCAAAATGACGATATCCTCCGGTGGTGCTACTGGACCGCGCAGTTCAAAAAACATCGTTTGTACCTGCGATTCCCACATCTGAACAAGCCGCCAACTTCCACCCGTCGCGATCGCAGCAGCAAGTGCCCAAGCTACAGTAAGAATATGTCCAATCCAGGCAAGACGCAATGATTGACGCGCTGTTAGTAGCGCTGTGATTTTCGTCGTTGCGTTATGCACTTTAAGCGATCGCTTCGCAGTTGAGTCTTTTTTCTGGAGCTTAGATGATGTATCGTGTTGCGTCATACTTTGCCTGGAAGCTTACTCTACCTACATCGACCTGTTTTGTCTTTTCTAAGTTAATCTCGCACAATTTCAACATCAACCAAATTTGGCTATGATATGCATAGATTAATCACAATAGCATTTATACTTAGGCTCTAAAAATATCTGGTACTATGTACCTTATCAATAATTTTATTCAATGATGGAAAATATCCTATATTAGAGAATTCTCATATGTTATCTACTTTGTTATACAAAGCCACTCGCGGTCATTAGCACAAGTAGCGGGTGAAATAGCGTTAGCATTAATAATAGAGCGTACCTTCTATCATAAAAATTTCTCTAGAGCCTAGAGACTGTTATAATTCAGCCGATGAGACTAAAGCGATATCTTAGATTTATCTTAGGGACTAAACTTAATTATGTCTTATTATCAGTTTATACCCTGCCCAGGAGCTGTTCCTGAGCTGCGTTGTTGAAGCACATTATTTGTAACATTACGTAGCTTACAGACCATTGAAGACAGTCACAACGTGTCCTCTGGTAAATACTTGTAGCAACTAGCGTTCCAACATTGAGCAGAATCCCTATGTGAAAGCATTTAATTGCGGCTAACACTGCTTACAAGTTAGGTAGTCATAGGGTATTCTTTAGCAAAAGAGAAAAAGACAACTGTATATCATCTGAAACATCAAAGGAATTAATAAAAAATGCGGCATAGTTTGCGCCTTCGAGAAAATATATTTTACTCAACCATTTCAAATACTATAAGTAGTAATAAAAATCGCTAAGGAAAATATCTATTTAAGATCTTAGGTTTAACTTTTATGGGATGCTTAATAAACCGCACGTCTATTTTTGTAGACGGCAATAATATGTTCTATGCACAACAGAAAAATGGTTGGTTTTTCGATCCAAGAAGAGTATTGGAATATTTTAAAACTGAACAACCAGAGACAATATTAATTAATGCCTTTTGGTATACAGGTCTAAAAGATCCGCAAGATCAGCGTGGTTTTAGAGATGCTTTAATTAGTTTAGGATATACGGTACGGCATAAAATTCTCAAAGAATACTATGATGACACTTCTGGTCGCTATTCACAAAAAGCAAATCTAGATATCGAAATTGTTGTCGATATGTTTAACACAGTTGAGCAGTACAACCACGTCATCTTATTCAGTGGTGATGGAGATTTTGAAAGAGCAATCGAGTTATTACGCTCAAAAGATACACACATTACAGTAGTATCTACAGAGGGAATGATTGCGCGAGAATTGCGAAATGCTACTGATAGATATATTGATTTAAATGATATCCGCGAGTATATAGAAAAAGTAGATTATTAATCAAGATTTAGTTTAACTTGTAGCGTTTATTTAAGTTTACAAAAATAAAAATACAACAAGGAGTACTATGCAGCATAGCAAACAAGACCGCATTATCATCTTTGATACGACGTTGCGCGATGGCGAGCAGTGTCCTGGTGCTACGCTCAACGTTGAAGAGAAAGTCACGATCGCCCGCCAGTTATCCCGGTTAGGCGTAGATATCATCGAAGCTGGATTTGCCTTTGCTAGCCCAGGCGACTTTAACGCGGTACAAAAAATCGCTGAAACTGTTGGGACAGAAGATGGTCCAGTAATTTGTAGCTTGGCAAGAGCAATTAAAGACGATATCAAAGCAGCTGCAGAAGCATTAAAGCCAGCAGCTAAAGCGAGAATTCATACATTTATTTCTACATCAGATATTCACCTAGAGTACCAGTTGAAGAAATCCCGCTCGGAAGTGCTGGCGATCGCCGAAGAAATGGTCGCGTATGCTAAATCGTTCATGGATGATGTGGAATTTTCCCCGATGGATGCCGTGCGCAGCGACCCAGAATATTTGTACCAAGTGCTAGAGCGCGCGATCGCTGCAGGGGCAAAAACAATTAATATTCCTGATACCGTAGGTTACACGACTCCGAGCGAATTTGGCGCATTAATTCGCGGTATCAAAGAAAATGTGCCCAACATTGACCAAGCAATTATCTCGGTTCACGGTCACAATGATTTGGGCTTGGCTGTTGCTAACTTCTTAGAAGCTGTTAAGAATGGAGCGCGACAACTCGAATGTACGATTAATGGTATCGGAGAACGTGCGGGAAATGCGGCGTTAGAAGAATTGGTTATGGCGCTACACGTTAGACGGCAATACTTTAACCCGTACTTAGGTCGCCCCGTTGATTGTGAAGAACCTTTAACGAATATTAATACGCACCAGATTTACAAAACGTCCCGCCTTGTTTCTAACTTGACAGGGATGCTAGTGCAGCCGAATAAGGCAATCGTTGGCGCGAATGCTTTTGCACACGAGTCTGGCATTCACCAAGATGGCGTGTTGAAAAACAAGCTAACGTATGAAATTATGGATGCCCAGTCGATCGGATTAACTGATAATCAAATCGTCTTAGGTAAGCATTCGGGACGTAACGCTTTCCGCACGCGGTTGAGAGAATTAGGTTTTGAACTGTCGGAAACCGATTTAAACAAAGCCTTTTTGCGGTTTAAAGACTTAGCAGACAAGAAAAAAGAAATTTCTGATTGGGATTTAGAAGCGATCGTCAACGATGAAATTCAACAAACGCCGGAACTATTTCGCTTAGAGTTTGTGCAAGTTTCCTGCGGCGATCGCGCGTGTCCTACCGCAACAGTGTCAATTCGGACTCCCCAAGGCGAAGAATTAACCGATGCCGCAATTGGTACGGGTCCTGTTGATGCGGTGTATAAAGCAATTAACCGGGTGGTGAACGTCCCCAATCAACTTATTGAGTTTTCCGTTCAGTCAGTAACTGCGGGTATCGATGCGATCGGGGAAGTCACAATTCGCCTGCGTTATGAAGATCGCGTGTATTCTGGTCATGCAGCGAATACAGATATTATCGTTGCTTCCGCACAAGCGTACGTTAATGCGCTAAACCGTTTGTATGCCGCTATCCAACATAAACAACAAGTAGCTGTGTAAATTAGGTTGGTAATTGGTAATTGGTGATTGGTCATTCAAAAGAAACTATTACCCATTACCGATTACCTACTACCTAACTCAAAAAGGTGTATTTAATTATACTCGCTATGCGCGATGATGTATTCGCTAAAGAACAACGATTCCATGACGAATGGGCTTCCACAATAGATGTCGAAGGAATTCA
This sequence is a window from Chroococcidiopsis sp. TS-821. Protein-coding genes within it:
- a CDS encoding serine/threonine-protein kinase, which codes for MTQHDTSSKLQKKDSTAKRSLKVHNATTKITALLTARQSLRLAWIGHILTVAWALAAAIATGGSWRLVQMWESQVQTMFFELRGPVAPPEDIVILAIDEPSLSMPKQLLQEDPQKYAYLEPLKAWTWQRSAYAQVVERLISAGAKVVALDILFTNPSSYGIDDDRQLAEVLRRYPGKVALAAEYAEAELHQGSLMQLVQPERLFQTESSAIGTINFPLEADGKVHRFASTFPKLLAQRAQYPQETLVELKDFPSFEEAVVKAINPGFVRPRAEYINFYGPAGTFEQISFWHVLDPENWNTYLQQGKYFKDKIVLIGATAASLQDFHGAPFAKSWLYPQPMSGVEIQANAIATLLNNRAIAEGIPNTHARSLFILLLVGGSAFLIKKSKRTIIQCASTVGIVIGWISISYFSFIYSGLYFPVAVPLVAIALASCSYLGTGAASERLRKMSLHRSLERYAASPIVQEIISQQDDLQYLLEQRELATIGKLIGGRYKIVKVLGAGGFSETYVAEDKQRPGNPRCVVKQLKLASNNPKHLQLAKRLFQLEAETLEKLGTHDQIPQLLAYFDEGEEFYLVQELVVGHPLSQELLPGRQLQEATVIQILYELLQTLEFVHRHGVIHRDIKPSNIIRRHSDGKLVLIDFGAVKEVSNQVLDQEGQSTFTIGIGTQGYAPSEQCAGRVKFSSDIYALGMTGIRALTGLSPHELQVDADTGEILWMHKAQVSHEFATVLCRMVRHDFTQRYQSASEALAALEQLVNWDTSTLKTDDSSSVENSDTPTTPWSIASTEIAEPSSTIVLPPQ
- a CDS encoding NYN domain-containing protein, yielding MGCLINRTSIFVDGNNMFYAQQKNGWFFDPRRVLEYFKTEQPETILINAFWYTGLKDPQDQRGFRDALISLGYTVRHKILKEYYDDTSGRYSQKANLDIEIVVDMFNTVEQYNHVILFSGDGDFERAIELLRSKDTHITVVSTEGMIARELRNATDRYIDLNDIREYIEKVDY
- a CDS encoding 2-isopropylmalate synthase, whose protein sequence is MQHSKQDRIIIFDTTLRDGEQCPGATLNVEEKVTIARQLSRLGVDIIEAGFAFASPGDFNAVQKIAETVGTEDGPVICSLARAIKDDIKAAAEALKPAAKARIHTFISTSDIHLEYQLKKSRSEVLAIAEEMVAYAKSFMDDVEFSPMDAVRSDPEYLYQVLERAIAAGAKTINIPDTVGYTTPSEFGALIRGIKENVPNIDQAIISVHGHNDLGLAVANFLEAVKNGARQLECTINGIGERAGNAALEELVMALHVRRQYFNPYLGRPVDCEEPLTNINTHQIYKTSRLVSNLTGMLVQPNKAIVGANAFAHESGIHQDGVLKNKLTYEIMDAQSIGLTDNQIVLGKHSGRNAFRTRLRELGFELSETDLNKAFLRFKDLADKKKEISDWDLEAIVNDEIQQTPELFRLEFVQVSCGDRACPTATVSIRTPQGEELTDAAIGTGPVDAVYKAINRVVNVPNQLIEFSVQSVTAGIDAIGEVTIRLRYEDRVYSGHAANTDIIVASAQAYVNALNRLYAAIQHKQQVAV